The proteins below come from a single Hemitrygon akajei chromosome 2, sHemAka1.3, whole genome shotgun sequence genomic window:
- the LOC140714128 gene encoding uncharacterized protein, translated as MAHQRVHIGERPFTCSDCGKGFTLSSHLLRHQSVHTGERPFTCSDCGKGFTQSSKLKVHQRVHTGERPFTCSDCGKGFTRSSTLKVHQRVHTGERPFTCSDCGKGFTQSSDLLVHKSVHTGERPFTCSDCGKGFTSSYNLLRHKSVHTGERPFTCSDCGKGFTSSYNLLRHESVHTGERPFTCSDCGKGFICSSHLLTHQSVHTREWPFTCSVCGKGFALSSQLKVHQRVHTGERPFICSVCGKGFIKSSNLKVHQRVHTRERPFTCSDCGKGFTQSSNLM; from the coding sequence atggctcaccagagaGTTCAtattggagagaggccattcacttgctcggactgtgggaagggattcactttatcatctcacctactgaggcaccagtcagttcacaccggggagaggccattcacctgctcagactgtgggaaaggattcactcagtcatctaaactgaaggtacatcagcgagttcacaccggggagagaccgttcacctgctcagactgtgggaaaggattcactcggtcatctacgctgaaggtacatcagcgagttcacactggggagaggccattcacttgctcagactgtgggaagggattcactcagtcatccgacctactggtacacaagtcagttcacaccggggagaggccattcacctgctcagactgtgggaagggattcacttcgtcatatAACCTACTgagacacaagtcagttcacaccggggaaaggccgttcacctgctcagactgtgggaagggattcacttcatcaTATAACCTATTGAGACAcgagtcagttcacactggagaaaggccattcacctgctcagactgtgggaagggattcatttgctcatctcacctactgacacaccagtcagttcacaccagggagtggccattcacctgctcagtctgtgggaagggattcgctttgtcatctcaactgaaggtacatcagcgagttcacacaggggagaggccattcatctgctcagtctgtgggaagggattcattaagtcatctaatctgaaggtacatcagcgagttcacactcgggagaggccgttcacttgctcagactgtgggaaaggattcactcaatcatctaacCTAATGTAA